AATTGCCATGTATAACCTCAAATTTTTAACAAAAATTTGGGGTTCGAAAAATCTTTTGATTTTTCTCAACCTCAAAATTTTGGGACCCTCAAACGCAAAGCATTCGAAAATTTTTAATTTTCGCGGTTACAAAATCGAAGCTTGCAAAAAACATAGTTTTTGCAGTCCTCGAAAACCGTAGGTTTTCGGGGCATGGAAAAATTCTACGAATTTTTCCGGTTGAAAATTTTCAAACATCGAAATTATAAATTTCGAATGCCCGAAAAATCTTCGATTTTTGAAGGATTTTGAGAGATTTTGTAAACATTTTTCTAAAATTCATAAGAATTTAGAGGCCATGGGAAATCTGTGATTTCCGAAGGTTTTAGAATTCTATGAATTCCTTCAACATCTATGCTGTGATAAATAATAAATTTATTATGGGTAATACTTCCACTTTAAATTTCAGATGATTCTATTTATTTCCGGAATAATTTAAATAGATATAGGTATTATTTCATGATCGGATCCTATGTATTAAATAGTGGGGCTGATTTAAAACTGTTTGTTTGTATTTTGGATCGTATTATATTTTTATTAAATTAAATAAGTGCCCTTATAAGTTTAAATAGGCTTGGCGATTCTTTTAAAAGTCCAAACCACTCCCTTTTTGAAATTGACCAGATATCTTTGTCTTCTAAGAATCTTGCAAGTGCATTGAATTCATCATCGTTTATTTTGTCAAGAACTTTTCTATATTTAAGTGACTGGTTAATGATGCCCCCAATTTGATCTTTCCAGCGCTTTTCATATATTTTTAAGAACCCTTCAGATATATTTTCACTTTTTATGGATTCCGCTGCAACTTCACCTGCTATTCTCGCACTTGCAGCGGTTAAATGGATTCCACCACCAGTTAATGGATCTACATGTCCGGCAGCATCTCCAACGACCATCAGTCCTTTGGCATATGTTTTTTTAATATTGCCTGAAACAGGTACTCCTCCAATATTAAGTTCAACGGGTGTTCCACCAAGAGTTGATATGAATTTATGGAGATAATGGTATGCAGTTTCCTTAGTATTTCTAATTCCAATTCCGACATTGGTCACCCCATTTTCATTTGGAAAAATCCAGAGATATCCTCCAGGAGCGACTTTACTTCCGAAATAAAACTGCATATAATTTGGTTCTACATCAATACCTACCATTTTATATTGAACACAGGAACAGATATCATTTATTCTGCGTGTTGAATTTAAACCAGCCATTCGCGCTACATTTGATTCTATGCCGTCTGCAGCAATAACAATATCTGCTTCGATTTCCATGGTTTTACCAAGGTGTTTTGCAACAACTCCCTTAACATTTCCATCTTTGATAAGCAGGTCTTTAACTGTAGTTTTTAGCATTATGTCTGTTCCAGCTTTCGCTGATTCAATGGCAAGATGTTTATCAAACACTTTCCTGTCTAAAATAAAACCTCTTTCATTATCAGGTGTCATCCGAAAATGAGTACCATTGGGAGAATAAAGATCGGCTCCCACAATTTCAGAGCATATGTATCTCTTTGAAGGCTTTATTCCGACAGTTTCAAAGGTTACTTCGTTTGTAGCTTCAGCACACTGGAGAGGAACTCCTATTTCCTGACGCTTTTCAATCATTAAAACATCTAAATCGTTTTTAGATGCAAAAAGTGATGAAATGGAACCTCCTATACGTCCCCCTACCACAACTACATCATATTTCATTATTTGGCTCCAGTATATGGATCTACAATTGGGATCTAATTTTTCAATTATAATGCATGAATTGGAAATTTATCTTTTGATTAGCATCACAAAAGATCTTTTACAAGCCTTAAAAGGCGCGGATGTTTTCCTAAAAACTTAATAAAGGATAGCTTAGATATTTCTTTCCCCTTACTGTTATTTAGAAATTCTACCAGGGCATTCATTTCATTGTCTGTGAGATCATCTGCTACTTTTCTACATTTCAGGGACATTTTGAGCATGTCTCCAATTTTAACCCTCCATTCATCATCATATCTTTTTAAAAAATCTTCAGATGAATCCTCTGCCTTTACTGCTTCTGCCGCAACCTCTCCTGCTACTCTTGCACATGGAACCGTTGTAAATGTCCCTCCTCCCGTTACAGGATCAATTTGTCTGGCTGCATCTCCCACTACCAGAAAACCATCAGTATAAGTTTTATCGATAGGTCCAGATAACGGTACTCCTCCAACATTTAATTCTACTGGTGTGGCATCGAATTTTGATATGAATTTTTTAAGATACTGATAAGCAGTTTCTGCGGGGCCTCTTATCCCAAGTCCTACGTTAGCAGTCCCCTCTTCTTTTGGAAATACCCATGCATATCCTCCTGGAGCTATATCTCTTCCGAAATAAAGATGTACTCTATCATGATCAAAATTAGAACATACCAATTCATATTGGGCGCATGAACAGATATCCATAGGGTTATCTGGTGCCTTGAGCCCTGCCATCTGTGCCATATTTGATTCAACACCATCTGCGGCTATAACAACATCTGCCTTTATCTCCATTGTTTTTCCCATATGTTTGGCTACTACTCCGCAGATCTTGCCGTCTTTTTTAATAAGGTCTTTCACTGTGGTTTTTAGCATTATATCAGTCCCTGCTTTCGCTGATTCAATGGCAAGATGTTTATCAAACACTTTCCTGTCTAAGATATACCCTTTAGCTATGTTTTTGTCTAAATTGTTGAATTCTACTAAATCTTCTGCATTAATATACGTTTCATTAGGTGCGTGAATCGTACCTGTTTCAACCTCAGCACAGACATATCTGGAGGATGGCTTCATTTCCAGGATCTCGAAGGTAGAATGGGTTGTTCCTTCAGCACATTGAACTGGAACTCCTATTTCCTGGCGCTTTTCAATCATTAAAACATCTACATCGTTTTTAGATGCAAAAAGTGATGAAATAGAACCTCCTATACGTCCCCCTACCACAACTACGTCATATTTCATACATTCCCCTCTATGTAAAATGCTCCAAGAGGACATACATATGTGCATCTTCCGCAGTCGTCGCATTTGTTTTTATTTATGATTATTCTGTTTTCTGTAAGTTCTAAAGATCTATTGGGGCATACACTGATGCAAGCTCCACAGCATCCGCATTTTTCAGTGTTGAATTCCATTATTTATCACCGATTTAAGACAGTAGCTAAGAAAAAATAACTATATGTTTAATATTGTATAATTAGGGTATATATACTTTTTTGAGGCTTTTAAATAGTAATTGGCTCCTAAATTCTTTGCCATATCGAGGTGGAATAAAATTGAGTGAAAATATGATACTCATTTAGAGTGCCGGAATTTTTGGACTCTTATACTAAAAACTTAAATACCAGATTGTTTATTATATAGTGTACCTATGTAATACGGGTTTTAAGTAAAAATGTTGGATTTAATTTTAATGAATTTAGCATCACTTTTATTAAAACCGTTAAGGTTATATAGGACATCAAATAATTTCTATGTTATGCAGGGGTGCCCGAGCGGCCAAAGGGGGTGGACTTAAGATCCTCTGGCGTAGGCCTTCGTGGGTTCGAATCCCATCCCCTGCACTTAATTTAATAAATTAAAAAGGAAATTTAATTAATAGAACTCTATTTTAACTATAAAAAATAAAATAATAAACATGCCCTAGTGGCTTAGCCGGTAGAGCGATGCCTTGGTAAGGCATAGGCCGGGGGTTCGAATCCCCCCTAGGGCTTAACACTATTTTTTCTATTAAAAGTGACTTAAAAGTCCCTGATTTTTGACAGTTTTTTCTTTCTATTCTGTATTCTATAACAATTCTTAATTTTAGGAGATAATTATACAATTTGCCTGTATGTAATGCTTTTTTCTGTAGCAAAGACGAGCTCTATTTTATAGAATTCCTTAGCTGGATCCAGAATATAATCCTGGAATAGTAGTCCTTAGTGGGGTTAAATAGTTTAGAAAAGTGAGAGATTAGATTCTTAAAAGAGCTTTAGATAAGTAATGCAACCCTGGATAAAAGGACGGTAGTTCTACCCCGGTACCACAAGTGAATCCATTAAAAGGTACCAATCAAATGAGTTCTACTATGAGACCACAAATTAAATTCTATTTTATGGCTTCTTTTTTTATGAAATCGAAAGGTTCTCTAACGATTCCATTAAAAAGGCTAGATAATTAGTTTAATAGTATATTTGCCATATTAAATTCATTAGATATTAAGTGCGTTCGTTTCACGAATTATTTTAGAAATGAAATTTAATAGAAAGCCCGTATAATAAAATAAATTCCTATTATTAACATTAAGATGTACAATAATTTAAATGCTTAATTTTTAGGGTCTTTGAAGATCCATAGCCTTCAGGGCGTCTATATATTAAATATAGATTTAAAATAGTGACAATTGTCAAAAGTAATCCTATTATTAAGTAAATATAATTCATAATAACTCTTTTTTTAAGGTAATATAAGTATTTTTATTGTTTAATCTCATTGAAGTTAAAATAGCATTAAAATTTGAATTCTGCAATAGTGGTAAATCATGGTAAAATTCATACGTCAATCATTGCTTTCTTTATGTTCGGTTATTTTGGCAAGATAGGATAACATTATAAAATGATTATTCTGCAATCTGCTGTCAATTAAATCAAATATTATCAAACAAGATGTCCTTTAAATTGGCCACTACTACAATTTAATCATTCATTCAATTTTAGCATTATATGAATGTGGAAAGTAGCCCTCTCACTAAAAGTATATATCTGGGTTTAATCAATTCAATTCATCTAACACTTATCTTTTATTTAGGTGACAGTAATGGAAAAAAAAATAGCACAGTTATCTGATGTACACTTTGGTGAGAAGAACTTCTCCCACGACTTAAAAAATAATCTTTTAAAGCAGCTGGAAGATGAAAATCCGGATCTTATTATTGTGGCTGGAGATTTAACTACTGAAGGTTATGTCCATGAATACAACGATGCAGCTGCATTTGTAGATGAACTCAAAGCTATAACAGAAGTTCATATAATTCCTGGAAACCACGATGCAAGAAATGTAGGATTACTCCATTTTGAAAAGCAGATTGGGGAAAGGAAATTTTTACATATGGACAAAAGCTGTGGATTTGCTATCCTTGGATTAGATTCATCAGAACCTGATATAAATGATGGGCAGATAGGAACTGATCAGATGGAATGGCTTAAAAGTGAGCTTGATAAAATACCAAGTGATATGTGCAAAATAGTAACTTTCCATCACCACTTACTTCCTATACCTCAAACTGGAAGGGAAAGAAATATTTTGCT
This genomic window from Methanobacterium veterum contains:
- a CDS encoding NAD(P)/FAD-dependent oxidoreductase, producing the protein MKYDVVVVGGRIGGSISSLFASKNDLDVLMIEKRQEIGVPLQCAEATNEVTFETVGIKPSKRYICSEIVGADLYSPNGTHFRMTPDNERGFILDRKVFDKHLAIESAKAGTDIMLKTTVKDLLIKDGNVKGVVAKHLGKTMEIEADIVIAADGIESNVARMAGLNSTRRINDICSCVQYKMVGIDVEPNYMQFYFGSKVAPGGYLWIFPNENGVTNVGIGIRNTKETAYHYLHKFISTLGGTPVELNIGGVPVSGNIKKTYAKGLMVVGDAAGHVDPLTGGGIHLTAASARIAGEVAAESIKSENISEGFLKIYEKRWKDQIGGIINQSLKYRKVLDKINDDEFNALARFLEDKDIWSISKREWFGLLKESPSLFKLIRALI
- a CDS encoding NAD(P)/FAD-dependent oxidoreductase → MKYDVVVVGGRIGGSISSLFASKNDVDVLMIEKRQEIGVPVQCAEGTTHSTFEILEMKPSSRYVCAEVETGTIHAPNETYINAEDLVEFNNLDKNIAKGYILDRKVFDKHLAIESAKAGTDIMLKTTVKDLIKKDGKICGVVAKHMGKTMEIKADVVIAADGVESNMAQMAGLKAPDNPMDICSCAQYELVCSNFDHDRVHLYFGRDIAPGGYAWVFPKEEGTANVGLGIRGPAETAYQYLKKFISKFDATPVELNVGGVPLSGPIDKTYTDGFLVVGDAARQIDPVTGGGTFTTVPCARVAGEVAAEAVKAEDSSEDFLKRYDDEWRVKIGDMLKMSLKCRKVADDLTDNEMNALVEFLNNSKGKEISKLSFIKFLGKHPRLLRLVKDLL
- a CDS encoding 4Fe-4S binding protein encodes the protein MEFNTEKCGCCGACISVCPNRSLELTENRIIINKNKCDDCGRCTYVCPLGAFYIEGNV
- a CDS encoding metallophosphoesterase family protein, with product MEKKIAQLSDVHFGEKNFSHDLKNNLLKQLEDENPDLIIVAGDLTTEGYVHEYNDAAAFVDELKAITEVHIIPGNHDARNVGLLHFEKQIGERKFLHMDKSCGFAILGLDSSEPDINDGQIGTDQMEWLKSELDKIPSDMCKIVTFHHHLLPIPQTGRERNILLDSGDLLSVFRDSGVDFVLNGHKHVPNVWMIEKMVTLNSGTATTRKLRGHTYPSHNQLIIKDDQILVNLINTETGYKRELANYSVKVEKEEYVICSYKHNSLPVI